Genomic DNA from Setaria italica strain Yugu1 chromosome V, Setaria_italica_v2.0, whole genome shotgun sequence:
ACGAGTGCCTCGCGTGGCTCGACGCGCAGCAAGAGCGCAGCGTCGTGTTCCTCTGCTGGGGGAGCAAGGGCGCGCTACCCAAGGAGCAGCTCATGGAGATCGCCGTTGGCCTGGAAAACTCAGGGCAACGGTTCCTATGGGTGGTGCgcacgccggccggcagcgACGAACCCAAAAGATACTGGGAGCAGCGCGCCGAGGCGGACCTGGGTGCGCTCCTGCCGGAAGGGTTCTTGGAGCGGATCAAGGGCCGTGGCCTGGTGATCAAGTCATGGGCACCGCAGGTCGATGTGCTCGGCCACCGAGCTACAGGCGCGTTCGTCAcccactgcgggtggaactcaaCACTGGAGGCTGTAGCAGCGGGGGTGCCGATGCTGTGTTGGCCACTAGCGGCAGCAGagcagaagatgaacaaggtCTTCATCACCGACGACATGGGGATCGGAGTGGAGATGGAGGGGTACAAGGCGGGTTTCATCAGGGCCGAGGAGATAGAGGCGAAGGTGCGGCTGGTGTTGGAGTGcaaggaggggagggagcttAGGAAACGAGCAATTGAGCTGAAGAAAGCAGCACAGGAGGCGATGGAGGACGGTGGCTCGTCGCGCGCGGCATTCCTCCAATTCCTGTCAGATGTTAAGAATCTTAGAGAATAGCGTCCGGACTCCGGACTCCGGACAGACGGATTCGCAACCGCTCTTGGCGTTAATGTTTGTCTCTGCTGTCCAACTCTTTTGGTCAATCCCCGTGTACTCTGCCTGTTTTGTTGGCCGAGGAACTAGCAGCTTGAATTGAAGGAACGATGGCCAATGGTGCTGTACTTTGACCGTGATACCGCTAAGGTCTCGAGCATATTCAGGCACATCATTTTATTGTGCAATAGCAGTGCATGGAGTTCTGAAGCGTGCCATTTGAAATCCTGATGATAAGTAACAGAGATATCGTTGAATAATTTGGCACAAAGCCGTTTCTTTCATTTCGCcggagaaaaaaataattgaggAATTTGTTTTCTCACGACTTCACGAGGACAAGAGACAACCAAGCAAACAAAGATGGACAAAGAGATGCATGCACCGGCAACGGATAAAGACGAGGAAGGAAATAAGTCATGCATGATGTCACGTACATGTCCGCGTGCCATAGCTAATAGCAACCACTTTCAAGAATAGAAAAGTGACCACGCGGCCATGCCCTCCTCTTGTCTTACTTTCTCCATCCATCGTTACTGCTACTTGTGTGGTAATAAAATGGTAAAGATAAAACCATTTCTTACCAGGAATTTGAAGCACAAGTTGCCAGTCCGGGCCTCTGTTGACTTTTTCAAGCTCCACCTTTGCCTTGATCTGAACGCGTAAGCTAGGTGAGCTTGGTTATCAAACTTTTAAAAAAGTTTTAAGAACAGCTTTGGTTATTAAACTTGGAATTCCTAGTTACTGCTTGTACCGCAAGCACAGACGTACCTACTGACAAAGTCTTGCTTCTTTTAGAAACAAAAAGGCATTAAAATTGAAGCAGATAGCTAGGAAGCATCCTTCCTCCCCATCGCCTGCCACATAGACCGGTAGAATATACTGCAGTAGTAAGAAGACATTTCTCCTTCGACCAAACAAGTCATCAGCTGCTTCTCCGGCAAGGCAGTACGCAGCTACAAAAATGTTGCCTGCCCACCACGTAGCCAAGCATCCCAATACTCCGGTCCTCGAGCAAAAGCAACCTCATCCTTATCTGTTTGGGTTCCGAAATATTTGTTCCTAGTTCCTAGTTGGGGAGCCACTTCTTTTCTGAGGAAAATGAAGCAGACCGTGGTTCTGTACCCCAGCGCCGGCGTTGGCCACGTCGTGCCCAtggcggagctcgccaaggtCTTCCTCAGCCACGGCTACGACGTCACCATGGTGATCGTCCCGCCGCCCTTCAAGTCGCCCGCGCTGGGCGCCAGCCAGGCCGAGCGGATTGCCGCGGCTAATCCGTCCGTCTCCTTCCATGTCCTCCCCCCGATCCCGGCCCCTGACTTCGCCGGCTCCGCCAAGCACCCGTTCCTCCTCATGCTCCAGATGCAGCGCCAGTACAACCACGAGCTCGAGAGCTTCCTCCGCTCCATCCCGCGGAAGCGCTTGCACTCGCTGGTCATCGACATGTTCTGCGCCGACGCCATCGACGTCGCCGCGAAGTTGGGCGTCCCTGCCTACACGTTCGTCCCATCGGGAGCGTCGCCTCTTGCCGTCTTAACCCAGCTCCCGGCGGTGTTGGGCAGTAGGAAGACGGGCCTGAAGGAGCTGGGGGACACGCCTCTCGATTTCCTTGGCGTTCCGCCCATGCCGGCGTCTCACCTGGTCGCGGAAATGCTCGTGCACCCGGAGGACGAGCTGTGCAGGACCATGGCGAGCATCTTTAAGCGCGGCATGGACACCAGGGGAGTTCTGGTGAACACGTTTGAATCGTTGGAGAGCCGGGCGGTGCAGGCACTCAGGGACCCACTATGTGTCCCTGGCAAGGTGCTGCCTCCGATATACTGCGTTGGGCCGTTAGTCGGCAACGGCGCACGGGATGGCGAAAAAACAGAGAGCCATGAGTGCCTCGCATGGCTCGATGCTCAGCCGGAGCACAGCGTCGTGTTCCTTTGCTTCGGGAGCATGGGTACGTTCTCGGAGGAGCAGCTCGAGGAGATCGCCATTGGCCTTGATAAGTCTGGGCAACGGTTCCTATGGGTGGTGCGCGTGCCGTCCAACATCGATGATCCGAAGAGGTTATTGGAGAAACAGTGTGAGCCGGACCTTGATGCCCTCTTACCGGAAGGGTTCTTGGAGCGGACCAAGGATAGAGGCCTTGTCGTCAAGTCATGGGCGCCACAGGTGGACGTCCTCAATCACCCATCAACGGGCGCATTCGTGACCCACTGTGGATGGAACTCGACGATGGAGGGTGTCATGGCGGGGGTTCCAATGCTGTGCTGGCCCTTGTACGCGGagcagaagatgaacaaggtgttCATGACAGAGGATATGGGCGTTGGGGTGGAGATGCAGGGGTATACGGCGGGTTTTATCAAggccgaggaggtggaggcaaaAGTGAGGCAGGTGATGGAGTCTAAGCAGGGGAGGGAGCTCAAGACACGAGTGGCGGCTCGCAAGAAAGAAGCGGAGGCGGCGTTAGAGGAAGGTGGCTCCTCACGTGCGGCTTTTGTTCAATTCTTGTTGGACGTGGAGAACCTTGGAGAGCAGCCCGCCGAGTGATGGATTTGTAGTTTGTTCTGTTTCTTTGTTACCTTTTTGCCTTCTAACAATCTATCTTTTTCTGTGATATTCtatctttgttttgtttttttgcggGTAATATTCTATCTTTGTTTGATAAACCATATTCTATACCTTCTATGAATAGAGTATCAtcctctttcaaaaaaaatgaataGAGTATCAGCTATACTTAAAATGAGTAAAGAAGTTTTTTGCTTGTTGGTTGGGTACTTACTCTGAAGGTTTGACATCCTGAAACAACCGTCCAAAAATCGGCTAGTTCTAGGATCGGCCGCATACTGCAACATGAGATCAATCGAGTCAGCAAAGTGTGAAAGATTACACTAAGCTCATTGCAGGCCTGAATCCAGCAATGAACCATGCTGGGCCGGGCCCAACTGACTCTACGGTCTTCATTGATGCAATGATGCATTCCGATTGTTCAAACATactgttttttttatttgtttgcaaAACATTGTATTTTTAGATGTGTTCGGACATAGTTTGATGGGATTCTTGACTTTAAAATCTTTAATTGTAAATCCTAGAAACAAAAGGCGACACTGTGCTACGTTGCCAACTGAGGAGTGAGGACTCTCATCCTCCTCGAACTGCTGAATCGGTATTTCGGTCACGACTCCAAAGTCCCAAGTCCCTGTGCCGGGAGATCAAGATGATAAGAGAGCTCGCGGTTTGTCTACGGCTCTACGCACTCTCCCAGCGATTGAACGCAGAGGAGCGCCGCCCATTGATCCCGGGCATGCAGCCTTAAGGACAAGGAAAACAAAATAACGTTGCAAAACTGGCAATCTCCCAGCTCAACGTACAACCTGatgaattgaaaaaaaaaattaatgttGCAAAACTGGCTATCTCCAGCTCAACGTACAACTTGATGAATTGGAAGTGAAAACACATGCAAACAACAGCAGCCATTCAACGACAACAACCGGACAAACCAAAGACCCTGGCCATCCATGTTATATATAGAACGGCGGCCCCGTATCTCCATCTCGTGTCCCATTCCCACGTCAAGAACGAGAGCCGACTCATGGCCGTCATGGCGGCGCAGAAGAGCGTGATCCTCTACCCCTCGCTGGGCGTCGGCCATCTGAACCCCATGGTGGAGCTGGCCAAGCTCTTCCTCCGCCGTGGCCTGGCCGTCGTCATCGCCGTCGTCGACTCGCCCGACAAGGACTCCGTGTCGGCCGACGCGATagcgcgcctcgccgccgcgaacCCGGACATCGCGttccgcctcctccccgtcccGTCCTGCGGCAGGGAGGACTACCCTCACGCCGTCATGCGCATCATGGACGTGATGCGCGTTGCCAACCCGGCGCTCCGGGAGTTCCTGATGGGCGCGCTCCCCGACGTCGAAGCGCTCGTGCTGGACATGTTCTGCGCGGACGCgctcgacgtcgccgccgagctcggcATCCCGTCCTACTTTTTCTTCGCCTCCGCGCTCAGCTACCTCGCCATCATGCTCCGCCTACCGGAATACTACCCCACCGTCCCGTCCTCGTTTAAGGACATGCCCGAGACCGCACTCCACTTCCCCGGCGTGCCGCCGATCCGCGCGCTCGACATGGCGGCCACGCTGCAGGACCGGGACAGCGACATGGCCAAGGCACGGCTTGCCCAGTGCACGCGCATGCTCGAAGCGAGGGGCATTCTCGTGAACAGCTTCGACTGGTTGGAGTCGCGGGCTCTTGAAGCGCTCAGGTGTGGCCTCTGCACGCCCGGGCGTTCAACTCCACCAGTCCACTGCATCGGGCCGTTGGTCCTTCCTGGGAACACGGGAGGAATCAGCGAGAGGCACGCGTGCCTCGAGTGGCTGGACACCCAACCAGACCGGAGCGTCGTTTTCCTCAGCTTCGGCAGTTTGGGAAGGTTCTCCACAGCGCAGTTGAGGGAGATGGCGCGTGGGCTAGAGAACTCCGGGCAGAGGTTCCTGTGGGTCGTGCGGAACCCACCTGAGCACCAAAGTAACTCCGCCGAGCCAGACTTGGGATCGTTGCTTCCCGAGGATTTCTTGGAGCGGACTAGGGAGAGGGGCTTTGTGGTGAAGAATTGGGCGCCGCAGAGCGAGGTGCTGCGGCACCCATCCATCGGAGGGTTCGCGACGCATTGCGGGTGGAACTCAGCGCTAGAGGGCATCGCTTCTGGCGTGCCGATGATCTGCTGGCCGCTGTATGCGGAGCAGCGGATGAACAAGGTGCTCATGGTGGAGGAGATGAAGGTGGGTGTGGCGATGGAGGGGTACGAGGAGGAGCTAGTGAAGGCAGAGGAGGTTGAAACAAAGGTGAGACTCGTGATGGCATCTGACGAAGGGGAGGAGCTTCGGCAGAGGGTCATGGTGGCCAAGGAGATGGCCGTAGATGCTCTCAAGACAGGGGCGTCGTCTGACGTGGCGTTTGACGAGTTCTTGACAGACCTGCAGAAAAACAGAACCTCTACGGAGAAACTCGCCACGTGAATTGTGATGAACGGGTCATTATATATGGATTTACAAGTTGACCTTTTTGCTATGAGTTTGCATATACAAGAGTAATATTGGAAGAAATACCGTAAAGTCAAATTTCAAATATGTTCCTTTGAATACAATATTGTATTGATGTCAACGTCTTACTGCCTCTAGTGTGGCATATATACTGGCACGTATGTATATAGACCGTCAGGCCGTTCAGCAGCGCTagttcttgctgctgctgctggcttcTGCTGCCAGCGGCTACAGCGCAgttgctagctgctgcttgtgGCTTCAGCTGATTGCAGCGGTAGGAGAAGCAACTGGGTAGCGGTGCTAGATGTTGCTTAGTGAAGCGCTCCGAACGGCTGGGCTGAAAAGTCCAGCCGCAAAAAACCagcgcagcagcagaagcccaCCGAACGAGCTGCGTGTCCTTGATGTACTATGACTACCATGTAAACGAGAAAATCGAGGGAAATGGCGAGAGATGAATATTTCTTTAGCAGACGACAAAACAAAATAAGCCAAAATAACATGGTGGCTGATACGGTAGAAACCAACCCGGCTTGCATTGAGATGTGGAGAGGTCACCGGTGTCCAGTTACATTGAGTGGCGAGGATCGCACTTCGCACCTGGTTCATCAGGAATGCGCTGACGCGAATGCTGCAATCCTTTGCAGACAAGACGGCGACCACACGTTCCCCTGTCCCCTCCAGAACGAGAAGCCAGCCAGCTTTCAAGTGCGGTTAGCCTTCAATTCATGCCGCTAAAAAACCGGCAACAAAGAAGTAAACAAAAATGAAAACGCCACCTATCTATCGTTTCCCTTTCTACTAGTACTAGTGTAGAAGGGAAACATGCTCTTGGCTTCTTTGCTGCCCGTCTGATGCAGCAACACCAAAGACAATGGATGAATGGACCATGCACGCACCACAGCCCACAGGTTCATCATGTTTGTAAACGACTCGACGTGAAGCCAAAGAGTTGCCACGTCCGCTGTCCTATCCAGCCTCGCATCCCGGAAAGATCCTTTTTTGTGCCCGTGCGCCCGGGCTCTGCACTCATtcttttgtcgtcgcttgtggaTGCGATACCATTTAGGCCTCACAGGAGTAAAGTAGAGTATCTGTCACATCAGtgatgaatgtttagatactattaattatagattaatagtaaaactaattgcatggaCGGAGATTAATTAACAAGACGAATCATTAAGtgtaattagtacatgattggACAATATGTTGCTACCGCAACCATCTACTAATGATTAATTAATTTAATTAtcaggtttaatagattcgtctcgcgaattagccttcatctatgtaattagttttataattaatatcCTTATAATTAACCTCCGAAGATTCAATGTGACACGGTCTAACGATCCAAACACCCACTCCTCGTGTCTTGttggattctttttttaaaaaaagacttATCTTGTTGGATTCTATTGTGAGCTCGGTGAGAAGAGAAACGAAAGCCATGGTGGAGAAGACGGTGGTGCTGTACCCCTCCTTGGGCGTGGGCCACCTGAACCCCATGGCGCAGCTGGCCAAGGCattcctccgccgcggcggcgtcgccatCACCATCGCCGTCGTCGACCCGCCCGAGAAGGACGCGGTGCTGGCGGCTGCGCTGGCGCGCCTGGCCGCGGCCAGTCCCTCCATCACGGTCCGTCTGCTACCCATCCCGCCGCCGTCTTGCGCCAGCACGGAGTACTCCCACCCGATCATGCCCATCCTCGACGCGCTCCGCGCCGCGAACCCCGCGCTCCGGGAGTTCCTCCGCTCGCAGGCTCCTGCCGCCGACGCCATCGTGGTCGACATGTTCTGCACCGACGCGCTCGACGTCGCCGCGGAGCTCGCCATCCCCGCGTACATCTTCTACCCCTCGGCGGCCGGCGACCTCGCGGTCTACCTCCAGGTTCCGGACTTgtggcgccgcgcggcgccaTCCTCGCTCAAGGACATGGGCAAGGCGCCGCTGGACTTCGCCGGCGTGCCGCCGGTCCGCGCCCTCGACATGCCTGACACCATGCAGGATTGGGACATAGATGTGTGCAGGGTACGGCTGCAGCAGATCGCCCGGATGCCGGAAGCGACAGGCATCCTGGTGAACAGCTTCGAGTGCCTGGAGCCGAGGGCACTAGAAGCGCTGCGGGGAGGCCACTGCCTGCCCGGCCGCTCGACGCCGAAAATCTACTGCGTCGGGCCACTGGTCGACTGTGGCGGCGCTGAGGAAAACGGCGAGAGGCACGCGTGCCTCGAGTGGATGGACCGGCAGCCGAAGCGGAGCGTGGTGTTCCTCTGCTTCGGAAGCATGGGCGCCTTCTCGTCGGCGCAGCTGAAAGAGACGGCGCGTGGGCTAGAGCGTGCAGGGCACAGGTTCTTGTGGGCCGTGCGAAGCTCACGCCGGGAGCAGAGCAACTCTCCCGAGCCTGATCTGGAGGCGTTGCTTCCGGATGGGTTCTTGGAGAGAACCAAAGACAGAGGATTGGTTCTGAAGAACTGGGCACCGCAGACAAAGGTGCTTCGGCACGAGGCCGTGGGAGCGTTCGTGACCCATTGTGGGTGGAACTCGGCGCTGGAGGCCATCACGTCCGGCGTGCCGATGATCTGCTGGCCGTTGTACGCGGAGCAGAGGCTGAACAAGGTGCACATGGTGGAGGAGATGAAGGTTGGGGTGGCGGTGGAGGGCTATGACGAGGAATTGGTGACGGCTGATGAGGTGGAGGCCAAGGTGCGGCTAGTGATGGAGTCCGAGGAAGGGAAGAAGCTCagggagaggacggcggcggcgaaggaaaTGGCTGCGGATGCCATCAAAGAAGGCGGGTCGTCTGACGTTGAACTCGGCGAGTTTTTGAAGGATTTAGGGAAGATCGACTTATAGAAGGAACAATGCAAGTGATGGATGCTATGTAATAGATAAAACTGTTGATGGTTTGTAAGATGGATGAAAAAATGTAGGACATGGTTGAGGGTTTTTggctgtttttctttttatgttACTAGCATAATGCTCGTGTGTTGCTACGGTGAAACTCATTCTTGAATCTCTATAGTTGGTTGATGTAAAGTGTTCCTTTTCCTTATGTTTGATCAATGGAATACACATGTTGTATGGCTGCCAAAAGAGTATTTGGATGCTGCTAAGCTTTTTGTGCTAACACTAACACCTTTGCTAGCGCAGTTTCTACATGTTTTGTTTTTATCCTTCATGACTACATTTGGGCAATGTATGATCTTTTCCCTGTCCATCTGAGTTGAGTGAATCTGAGTTGGGTGGCTGAATCATGAGCAAATTGaagctcctttcttttcttcccatGAACAAAATATGGTTCAATTCCTGATGATCAATCGGTTTGTTTTCCTCAACTCTCATTATCAGTGCCTGGCAAAGCACTTCAAAACTATCCATTGGTAGTAACAGTGAGAGGAATGGAACATTTTGACACGCTACCCTGCATTAGCACTGAAGGTGTTGTACTGCAGCTCCGACACAAATTTATGACCATCATGGAAGAAGGCACccttggatgttcagaagagtAGCAGCACCTACTTCAGTTACACTTGTTTTGTCCTAAcacggttgaaaagctgaaatacAAGATACCCAGTAGCCAGTATTATGTTTGCCTTCTCGCCAACATGTAGCTGGCCAGGCTTCAGTTAGGTTCACCGTGATCTGATTGATGCTGGGAACTTATGAAAAAAAGTATTTTAGAACCTTATGAAATGGTATATTGAATTGCCAAAGGTTCAGAATTTATAATATTTCATAAGACCACATGCCTGCAGCCTGCCATTGTAATACCAAAGCACATGTTTAAAATCCCTTTCCCAAAACTTCAGGTTATTTGTACACATAACACAACAACTTTTGCTTCTCCTACATCTGGTAAAAGAGAAAATGTAATTCCCATATTTCAGTGATGTGGAGTAGGAGGAACCGCGGTTGATCAACAATTACAAGAGTTGAACATCAAGTTTAGCAACCAAACCGGCAGCGCTGTGCCGAACGGAGAGTTCCTTGGGCCAGCTCGGTTTGCCGCCCTCGCCCTTCATGCGTGTCGCTGCGGCGGAGGCTGCCGACGGGGACAAAGGAAGCAAGGAGATTGTCGTGCTGTACCGCTACACCAGGTTCTCGAGGGCACGGGCGGGCAGCGCGGTGTGGAGGCATGCCGCCAGACGAagctccaccacctccgctTTGCCATTCCAGCCGCCGGCGACATGGATAGCTTGCTGGCATTGGCCGGATCGTCTCTCGGCCCGCTGATCTACCACGGTCTCTTCCGCCGGCATCTCCACGAACCGACCGATCTCGCCTCCGCTTTGCCGTCCCGGCCGTCGGAGACATGGAGAGCTTGCTGGTGTTGGTCGGGTCGTCTCTCGGCCCGTTGATGTACCCCGACCTCTTTCGCCTGACAGCACTGGGCGGACCAGGAGTCGGAGGGGGCTGACCAACGCTGCCTCTTCCCTACGCTCGTGCTCACCGGCGAGgagctgaagaagaagaggggccTGTCCCCGCGCCTACCGGCTGCCACCGTCGCCCCTTCCCTGCGCTCGTGCTCGCCAGTCAGGAGGGGCACCGCCGAAGGAGAAAAGGGGCCGCCCCGCCCCTTCCCTGTTGCGTTGCCTGGCCTCAGCAGCAGAAGCACAGCCAACCTCCTATTGCACCGCCGTCGGCAAGATGTGCCgtcgggaggagaggagggggcggaGATGGCCGCCGTCGGAGTGCGGAGGGTGGCCGCTGGATCTGCGGGTGTCCGCTGCCGGTCCCGCAAGGGTGCCCACCGTCGTGCTGCCCAAAAGACAGAGGCAGAGAGGGGGCCGTTGGAGATGGAAGAGGAGTGCCGCCGGAGCTCGGTTGAGGGGGCCGCTGACCTCCGCGGCGCGGCACCGGGCCCGCTCCAGTCGCCGGGGCGCCCAATCCCCTCCGTCGCCTCTGTTTTGAAGGAAGGAGAACCTTTATCCCCTTTAAGCTCCCCTTCTCTACTTTTTCCACCCGAATCCTCCACCTGTTCAGCATTTggattgcgggttgattacCAAAACGTAGaggaacttttttgcaaaattaccACGATGGACGAAAACCCTTACTTGCTTTGAGCTCtttcccctttaaccccctcgCTTTCCTATTTTTTCCAACCGAGCGCCCCCTATACTCAGAATtagactgcgggttgatttcacgaaacgtcagggttttttttttgcaaaattaggGCGACGTACGAAAAGCCCTGGGAGACgttgcttgctttaataataggtatagatTTTAAAAAATTCACTTTTTGGCACTAAGGCCTTGCTTGGCAACTCAAGAAGCCAGTTTCGTATTCTGATCCCCTCGTGAAACTAAGAGAACTGTTTCTAGTCTCTTCCCTCTTACTAGTAGTAGTAGAATCATTCCCTAACCCTCACCCTCTCTCCCCCGCATCCGAACCGGCTAGCCCGCTAACCCTTACCCTCTCTCACCGCCCAAGCCGGCAGGCTAGCCCGCACGGCAGCCTAGCAAGCCAGCCCAGCCAGCCCGTCTGCCAGCACTgtcccctttcttcctcctcgcgtCGTACGCCTCACGCGCGCGTCGTGTGCGGGGGCGACGGGGCAAGCTCGCCACTCTGGCGCGCACCCGTGACTCCTTCCGGAGTCTTCTGCCATGGGAAAAACCCGCTTTGCCCTCGCCCCGTGCCTCCAAACCTTAGCGTCAGGCCGGTAGATGGCTGCCACGCCATGCCCCGGCGCGCCCGTCGAGGATCGACCGCGCGAAGACATTGATGCGCTGCCCCGCTGCCCTAGCCACAGCCACGGGCTATAAATAACCCCGACTGGCAGCCTTGCCACCCATCCACCCGAGGTGCTCCCCATCCGCCACCACCAAAAAGAGACAAGGGGGAAGAGAAGGAacatggaggaggagaaggaggccaCGCCGGGGAAGCCGCTGCTCTCGATGAGCCGGAGCTGCCGTTGGTGCCATCATCACCAAGGAACCGGAGCAGAGGGAGCCGGAGTCATCGCCGCTGTACTGTAAGTCCACCCCACGCCGgtgtccttcttctcctccacccCTTGatgagccgcgccgccgcctcccttgcCTTGCCAGACCGACCTTCACGCTGCATATACCCTTGTTAGTCCGGCCG
This window encodes:
- the LOC101772860 gene encoding anthocyanidin 5,3-O-glucosyltransferase, yielding MKQTVVLYPSAGVGHVVPMAELAKVFLSHGYDVTMVIVPPPFKSPALGASQAERIAAANPSVSFHVLPPIPAPDFAGSAKHPFLLMLQMQRQYNHELESFLRSIPRKRLHSLVIDMFCADAIDVAAKLGVPAYTFVPSGASPLAVLTQLPAVLGSRKTGLKELGDTPLDFLGVPPMPASHLVAEMLVHPEDELCRTMASIFKRGMDTRGVLVNTFESLESRAVQALRDPLCVPGKVLPPIYCVGPLVGNGARDGEKTESHECLAWLDAQPEHSVVFLCFGSMGTFSEEQLEEIAIGLDKSGQRFLWVVRVPSNIDDPKRLLEKQCEPDLDALLPEGFLERTKDRGLVVKSWAPQVDVLNHPSTGAFVTHCGWNSTMEGVMAGVPMLCWPLYAEQKMNKVFMTEDMGVGVEMQGYTAGFIKAEEVEAKVRQVMESKQGRELKTRVAARKKEAEAALEEGGSSRAAFVQFLLDVENLGEQPAE
- the LOC101773275 gene encoding anthocyanidin 5,3-O-glucosyltransferase, translated to MQTTAAIQRQQPDKPKTLAIHVIYRTAAPYLHLVSHSHVKNESRLMAVMAAQKSVILYPSLGVGHLNPMVELAKLFLRRGLAVVIAVVDSPDKDSVSADAIARLAAANPDIAFRLLPVPSCGREDYPHAVMRIMDVMRVANPALREFLMGALPDVEALVLDMFCADALDVAAELGIPSYFFFASALSYLAIMLRLPEYYPTVPSSFKDMPETALHFPGVPPIRALDMAATLQDRDSDMAKARLAQCTRMLEARGILVNSFDWLESRALEALRCGLCTPGRSTPPVHCIGPLVLPGNTGGISERHACLEWLDTQPDRSVVFLSFGSLGRFSTAQLREMARGLENSGQRFLWVVRNPPEHQSNSAEPDLGSLLPEDFLERTRERGFVVKNWAPQSEVLRHPSIGGFATHCGWNSALEGIASGVPMICWPLYAEQRMNKVLMVEEMKVGVAMEGYEEELVKAEEVETKVRLVMASDEGEELRQRVMVAKEMAVDALKTGASSDVAFDEFLTDLQKNRTSTEKLAT
- the LOC101773680 gene encoding anthocyanidin 5,3-O-glucosyltransferase, translated to MVEKTVVLYPSLGVGHLNPMAQLAKAFLRRGGVAITIAVVDPPEKDAVLAAALARLAAASPSITVRLLPIPPPSCASTEYSHPIMPILDALRAANPALREFLRSQAPAADAIVVDMFCTDALDVAAELAIPAYIFYPSAAGDLAVYLQVPDLWRRAAPSSLKDMGKAPLDFAGVPPVRALDMPDTMQDWDIDVCRVRLQQIARMPEATGILVNSFECLEPRALEALRGGHCLPGRSTPKIYCVGPLVDCGGAEENGERHACLEWMDRQPKRSVVFLCFGSMGAFSSAQLKETARGLERAGHRFLWAVRSSRREQSNSPEPDLEALLPDGFLERTKDRGLVLKNWAPQTKVLRHEAVGAFVTHCGWNSALEAITSGVPMICWPLYAEQRLNKVHMVEEMKVGVAVEGYDEELVTADEVEAKVRLVMESEEGKKLRERTAAAKEMAADAIKEGGSSDVELGEFLKDLGKIDL